A region of the Deltaproteobacteria bacterium genome:
GTACACGAGACAAACGCGGAGCCTTCCGCCCGGGTCGCTCACCGTATGGCCGCGCTCCCTGGATAACCTCTCTGCCGTGCTCTTTAAAAACGGACGTGCTATTGCCGTATCCTCCAAAAGGATTGCATGGATAATGCGATATTATCACACATGAGAGTGTTGTTTACAAGGAAGAGAGCGCAAAAATCTAATGCCGCTACCCTCTTCTGTGGGCAAGGAAACCGACGTAGGCGTAATGCATCCCGCTTATTATGGTGATGGCGGTCGTAAGGTATATGATGATTGGCATGTAGGCGCTCGTTCTAACCGGCTCCCAGAGCGCGGCAACGACAGCAGACAGCTGAAATATTGTCGAGAGCTTTCCAAACACCGACGGGATAATCTCGATTTTCTTACCCGCGCTCTTTATGCCGATATACCCGGTAAGTATCATCAGATCTCTCGATATGACCAGCACGCAAAGGTAAACCGGCAAAAGCCCCTTTAAGGAGAGCATGATGAAGGCCGCTGTCATAAGGAGCTTGTCGGCTATCGGGTCCATCATGCGGCCAAACTCTGTCCTCATGTCAAAACGCCTTGCGATGTAACCATCGAGGCCGTCGCTAATCCCTGCGATAATGAAGACGATAAACGCGGCATCGTCCATGCCGTACTCAAGAAGCGCTACGAACACGGGCACAAGGAATACTCTAAAGACCGTTATGATGTTAGGTATATTCCACTTGACCGGAACCTGACGCATATGTGCCTTTCTATTTAAGCCAATCGAAGAACTTCTTTTCTCCGCCGCCGTCTGTAACAGGCGACTTTGGCATCTTCGTAAACACAGCGCTGCTTAGCATCTCGATCTTGGCTTCATACGGGGCAACACCTTTTTCCAGAATCGGTTCTTCGAGCCTGTATAACGCCTCCGAGACCTTGCCCCTTGCCCACCAGAGCCTGCCGGAAGCATCGTAGATCTCATAGACCGCCGTCATCTTTATCGCGGCCCTTGGCACAAAGACCGAGCTCTTCCACCTCGTTATCTTTATAAGGAGCACCGCGTCCACGGAAAGAAGCCCGGCAAGCTCCCCTGTCTTCATCCCGGCAACAGGTTCTTTCCCGGCATTACCAAGCGCTGCATCAACGGCATCTCCCGGCAAGACCTTATAACCGCGGGCCTTTAGCTCGTACTCCGCGTACTTGGTAAAGAGCGCGGCTATTTTCTTCTTCTCGGCATCGAACTCCTCGGACACGTCTTCCAAGTCAATTGGCAAAACGGCTACCGTCCTTACGCCCTTTGTTTCGTAATCCTTTACCGTATCGGACTTGACCATGCGCATGCAGCCCGAAAGCACGCACACAAAAAGCAGCGCAACAGATACCCTGAAAGCGGCGTTAAAAATCCTCATCCGGCGCTACCTGCCCTTTCTTTCGGACTTTATTATGACCTTGTTTTCTCCGCCAGGGATTACGGCATAATCGGAGCCCAGGTCCTTTGACATGCGCTCGTAGAATGCGCTCCCGGTCTCGGAGGTAAGCGCTGAAAGCGTTATCTTGCTTTTAGTAAACGACGAATAGGAGAGCGATACTATGTAATCGAGCTTCGATATCCTTTCTTTTAATTCCTCGAACTCTGCGTTTGCGCCAAGGCCGATTATGGTCAAAATGACCGTGCCCGATTTCTCGTCAGGCACAGCGGCAAAACGCCTGACATCCTTGGTAAGGGCCTTTAGATCCACCTTGGCCTCGATAACAACGTGCATGGCCATGACGCCGCCTTCGTTTGCGCCCTCTGCGCCGCCGGTTGTCTCATCGGGGCCGCCCTCTTCTATCTTTTTTCCGCTCTCTGCGTCCACATTCGAGCCCGCAGACTTTATAAGGGCCTCTGCCTCGGGCATATCGAAGTGCCTCATCCAGCCGATGGAGAGCACCTTGTATTCGGTGACAAAACTCTCGGCCTTGGGAACTATCTCAACGGCGAATATGTCGGACTGATTTTTATATACGCCCTCGCCGACTATCTGCTTTATGGCTGCGGCCACGGCGCTCTTATACGCGCTCTCGACCGCAAGCCTTCTCATATCAGAGGTAGAGTCGAACTTTACCGCATACCCCTCGCCCTTTACGGTTAAAAAGGCCCCGCCGCCAGGGGCT
Encoded here:
- the pgsA gene encoding CDP-diacylglycerol--glycerol-3-phosphate 3-phosphatidyltransferase; translation: MRQVPVKWNIPNIITVFRVFLVPVFVALLEYGMDDAAFIVFIIAGISDGLDGYIARRFDMRTEFGRMMDPIADKLLMTAAFIMLSLKGLLPVYLCVLVISRDLMILTGYIGIKSAGKKIEIIPSVFGKLSTIFQLSAVVAALWEPVRTSAYMPIIIYLTTAITIISGMHYAYVGFLAHRRG